Proteins from a genomic interval of Gammaproteobacteria bacterium:
- a CDS encoding DUF3450 domain-containing protein: MRRLELSGPIPYPAFGAPQAARAQPDAGRWRPRGGSGMCAGRPCGRIMRLAAGMSRPAHSGAASAYLRQGLQIGAVLPQAVTFPEHGLTPSCANIPCLASGRSLGTRLVVMYPLYMEGELLMKPMMRGSLCAGALLAAAALAGATTLEEVEAVQADRAEAGRQSQNRIDDIVKETDSLETEYKRVLKELEGLKVFNTLMQRQIDRQESDIGKLNEAIDEVEATGRQMLPLMVRMIESLELFVEADAPFLLDERRSRVGELYDLMEREDVTVAEKFRKVLEAYQIENDYGRTIEAYKASVEHEGATLEVDVLRVGRISLVYQTADQSATRRWDHGAGAWVDLDGSYRNQVRMGLRVAQQQVAPDLLMLPVSAPEAG, translated from the coding sequence ATGAGGCGTTTGGAGTTGTCCGGGCCTATTCCTTACCCCGCTTTCGGTGCCCCGCAAGCAGCGCGAGCGCAGCCGGACGCAGGCCGATGGCGGCCGCGTGGAGGCTCAGGGATGTGCGCCGGACGTCCATGTGGGCGGATTATGCGCCTGGCGGCCGGCATGTCAAGGCCGGCGCACTCGGGCGCAGCGTCCGCCTACCTGCGCCAGGGCCTGCAAATCGGGGCTGTCTTGCCTCAGGCCGTCACGTTCCCGGAACACGGCTTGACCCCAAGCTGTGCTAATATCCCGTGCCTTGCATCAGGCCGGTCTCTTGGAACCCGCCTGGTGGTCATGTACCCGCTTTATATGGAAGGGGAGCTTTTGATGAAGCCAATGATGAGGGGGTCGTTGTGCGCAGGCGCGCTGCTGGCTGCAGCCGCGCTGGCGGGGGCAACGACGCTGGAGGAAGTTGAGGCCGTTCAGGCCGATCGCGCGGAAGCCGGCAGGCAGTCGCAGAATCGGATCGACGACATCGTCAAGGAGACCGACTCGCTGGAGACCGAATACAAGCGGGTGCTGAAGGAACTCGAAGGCCTCAAGGTTTTCAATACGCTTATGCAGCGGCAGATCGACCGTCAGGAAAGCGATATCGGCAAGCTGAACGAGGCCATCGACGAAGTCGAGGCGACCGGCCGCCAGATGCTGCCGCTGATGGTTCGCATGATCGAGTCGCTGGAATTGTTCGTCGAGGCGGATGCGCCGTTCCTGCTGGATGAGCGCCGCAGCCGCGTGGGCGAACTCTACGATCTGATGGAGCGCGAGGACGTTACGGTTGCGGAGAAGTTCCGCAAGGTGCTCGAGGCGTACCAGATCGAGAACGACTACGGCCGCACGATCGAGGCCTACAAGGCTTCGGTCGAGCATGAAGGAGCCACGCTGGAAGTGGACGTGCTGCGGGTCGGTCGGATATCGCTGGTTTACCAGACCGCGGACCAGAGCGCGACGCGCAGATGGGACCACGGGGCCGGGGCCTGGGTGGACCTTGACGGCAGCTATCGCAACCAGGTGCGCATGGGCCTTCGGGTGGCGCAACAGCAGGTGGCGCCGGATTTGTTGATGCTGCCGGTTTCGGCGCCGGAGGCTGGATAA
- the leuD gene encoding 3-isopropylmalate dehydratase small subunit, with protein MEKIVRIESRTVVLDIDNVDTDQIIPARFLTTTVRKGLGEAAFHDWRYAGDGELNPDFVLNRPENRHRTILVAGDNFGCGSSREHAPWALLEAGLRAVISTSIADIFRNNSLKNGFVPVVIDEGPHRWLKANPGAEIAIDLENTQVELPQGPPAPFELDRFARYCLMNGVDQLGYLLRQSDRIGAWEQRAGG; from the coding sequence ATGGAGAAGATCGTTCGCATCGAATCGCGCACCGTGGTGCTCGACATCGACAACGTCGATACCGACCAGATCATTCCGGCGCGCTTCCTCACCACCACCGTGCGCAAGGGCCTGGGCGAAGCGGCCTTCCACGACTGGCGCTACGCCGGCGACGGCGAACTCAATCCCGATTTCGTGCTCAACCGCCCCGAGAACCGGCACCGCACCATCCTGGTCGCGGGCGACAACTTCGGTTGCGGTTCATCGCGCGAACACGCACCCTGGGCGCTGCTGGAGGCCGGCCTGCGCGCCGTGATCAGCACCAGCATCGCCGACATCTTCCGCAACAACTCGCTCAAGAACGGCTTCGTCCCGGTAGTGATCGACGAGGGTCCGCACCGCTGGCTCAAGGCCAATCCGGGAGCGGAAATCGCGATAGACCTCGAAAACACGCAGGTCGAACTGCCTCAGGGGCCGCCCGCGCCCTTCGAACTGGATCGGTTTGCGCGCTATTGCCTGATGAACGGCGTGGATCAACTCGGTTACCTGCTCCGGCAGAGCGACCGGATCGGCGCCTGGGAACAGCGGGCGGGAGGCTAG
- the leuB gene encoding 3-isopropylmalate dehydrogenase, which translates to MTSLIAVLPGDGIGPEVMRAGLRVLRAAAARHSLDIETREAPFGGRALAELGAPFPSSTRDLCLEADAVLLGAVGLPGPPPADPALRPEQGLLNLRALLGVYANLRPIRPLPGASDASPLRADRLANVDLIVVRELTGGVYFGDKQEGDDAASDLCTYSSEEVERVVRYAAGLARSRRGRLTSIDKANVLATSRLWRTVTGRVVSEEFPEIELDHLLVDAAAMRLLTHAAQFDVLVTENMFGDILTDEASVLTGSLGMAPSASVGEGRRALYEPIHGTAPDIEGRNLANPCGMILSVAMMLELSLNSPEAAREIEAAVAAAVADGVRTADIAGSATTEQFTEAVLTRLATRQ; encoded by the coding sequence TTGACGTCCCTCATTGCCGTTCTGCCCGGCGACGGAATCGGGCCGGAGGTCATGCGCGCGGGCCTGCGCGTGCTGAGGGCCGCGGCTGCCCGGCACTCGCTGGATATTGAGACGCGGGAGGCGCCGTTCGGCGGCCGCGCGCTCGCCGAACTGGGTGCACCCTTTCCCTCCTCCACGCGCGACCTGTGCCTTGAGGCCGACGCGGTCTTGCTGGGCGCGGTCGGCCTGCCGGGCCCGCCGCCGGCCGATCCGGCATTGCGGCCGGAACAGGGCCTGCTGAACCTGCGCGCGCTGCTGGGCGTTTACGCCAATCTTCGCCCGATCCGGCCCTTGCCGGGCGCCTCGGACGCCTCGCCGCTGCGCGCGGACAGGCTGGCGAACGTGGACCTGATCGTCGTGCGCGAACTCACCGGCGGCGTCTATTTCGGCGACAAGCAGGAAGGCGACGATGCCGCCAGCGACCTGTGCACGTACAGCAGCGAAGAGGTCGAACGTGTCGTGCGCTACGCGGCGGGACTCGCGCGCAGCCGCCGCGGTCGGCTGACTTCCATCGACAAGGCCAACGTCCTGGCCACCTCGCGCCTTTGGCGGACGGTGACGGGACGCGTCGTCTCCGAAGAGTTCCCGGAAATCGAGCTGGATCATCTCCTGGTGGACGCCGCGGCGATGCGCCTGCTCACCCACGCCGCGCAGTTCGACGTCCTGGTGACCGAAAACATGTTCGGCGACATCCTCACCGACGAGGCATCCGTGCTGACCGGTTCGCTGGGAATGGCGCCGTCGGCCTCCGTTGGGGAGGGCCGGCGCGCCCTCTACGAACCCATACACGGAACCGCGCCGGACATCGAGGGCCGCAACCTGGCGAACCCCTGCGGCATGATCCTGTCCGTGGCGATGATGCTGGAACTGAGCCTGAACAGCCCCGAAGCCGCCCGCGAGATCGAAGCGGCCGTTGCTGCCGCCGTTGCCGACGGCGTGCGCACGGCCGACATCGCGGGAAGCGCCACGACCGAGCAGTTCACCGAAGCCGTCCTCACCCGACTCGCCACCCGCCAATGA
- the leuC gene encoding 3-isopropylmalate dehydratase large subunit, with the protein MSGQTLLAKIWDAHEVVPETPDTPAVLYIDLHLVHEVTTPQAFDVLRANGLPVRRPDRTLATMDHSTPTEPASTLEELDRVALPAAAAQVRAMIENCAEFGLELRGLDSPERGIVHVVGPEQGATWPGHTVVCGDSHTSTHGAFGALAFGIGTTEVGHVLATQCLLQRRPGALAVNVNGRLGPGVTSKDLILAIIRKLGVGGGTGRVLQYRGETVRSLTMEQRMTMCNMSIEAGARAGMIAPDDTTYEWLHGRPMAPAGAEWDAALERWRELEDRGDAQFEREVSLDAGQLRPMVTYGTNPGMSAQIDEPVPGSGDPAIDKALAYMGVEPGKPLQGREVDIVFLGSCTNSRLSDLRSAAELMRGNRVADTVRMLVVPGSQIVKREAEAEGLHEIFLSAGAEWREAGCSMCIGMNGDTVDAGKLCVSTSNRNFEGRQGPGARTVLASPLTAAASAIRGRVADPRELMDR; encoded by the coding sequence ATGTCCGGACAGACCCTGCTCGCAAAGATCTGGGACGCGCACGAAGTCGTCCCGGAAACGCCGGACACGCCGGCGGTGCTCTACATCGACTTGCACCTGGTGCACGAGGTGACGACGCCGCAGGCCTTCGACGTACTGCGCGCGAACGGCCTGCCGGTGCGCCGGCCGGACCGCACGCTGGCGACGATGGACCACTCGACGCCGACCGAGCCGGCTTCCACTCTGGAGGAGCTGGACAGGGTCGCGCTGCCCGCGGCCGCGGCCCAGGTTCGCGCGATGATCGAGAACTGCGCGGAATTCGGCCTGGAACTGCGCGGGCTGGACAGTCCGGAGCGGGGCATCGTGCATGTCGTGGGTCCGGAACAGGGCGCGACCTGGCCGGGCCACACGGTGGTTTGCGGAGACAGCCACACCAGCACCCACGGCGCGTTCGGCGCGCTGGCCTTCGGCATCGGCACCACCGAAGTGGGCCACGTACTGGCCACGCAATGCCTGCTGCAGCGCCGCCCGGGGGCGCTGGCGGTCAACGTTAACGGCCGCCTGGGACCGGGCGTGACTTCGAAGGACCTGATCCTGGCGATCATCCGCAAACTGGGCGTGGGCGGCGGAACCGGGCGGGTGCTGCAATACCGCGGCGAGACCGTCCGGTCGCTGACCATGGAACAGCGGATGACCATGTGCAACATGAGTATCGAGGCCGGCGCCCGAGCCGGCATGATCGCGCCCGACGACACGACCTACGAATGGCTGCATGGCCGGCCGATGGCGCCGGCGGGCGCCGAATGGGACGCCGCGCTCGAGCGCTGGCGCGAACTCGAGGACCGCGGCGACGCGCAGTTCGAACGCGAAGTGAGCCTGGATGCGGGACAGCTTCGACCCATGGTCACCTACGGCACCAATCCCGGAATGTCGGCGCAGATCGACGAACCGGTGCCCGGCAGCGGAGATCCCGCCATCGACAAGGCCCTGGCCTACATGGGCGTGGAGCCGGGCAAGCCGCTGCAGGGGCGCGAGGTGGACATCGTTTTCCTCGGCAGTTGCACCAATTCCCGGCTGAGCGACCTGCGCTCGGCCGCCGAGCTGATGCGCGGAAACCGGGTCGCGGACACGGTCCGCATGCTGGTCGTGCCGGGCTCGCAGATCGTCAAGCGCGAAGCCGAAGCCGAGGGCCTGCACGAGATCTTCCTGTCGGCGGGCGCCGAATGGCGCGAAGCCGGCTGCTCGATGTGCATCGGCATGAACGGCGATACGGTCGACGCCGGCAAGCTCTGCGTCAGCACCAGCAACCGCAATTTCGAGGGCCGCCAGGGACCGGGCGCGCGCACCGTCCTGGCCAGCCCGCTCACCGCCGCGGCCAGCGCGATACGAGGCCGGGTGGCGGACCCGCGCGAGCTGATGGACCGCTGA
- a CDS encoding branched-chain amino acid transaminase, with translation MTAQDEWIWHDGEIKPYMEAQTHVMTHALHYGTSVFEGIRCYASHLGPVIFRLRAHTRRMYNSAKIYRLEIPYTPEEVNGACHAVIASNRLFDGAYIRPIAFRGAGDLRILPSANVPVHVAVAAWKWGSYLGGTDEGVDICCTSWQRVAPNTVPALAKAGGNYLSSVLVTLEAQENGYVEGLAMTHDGLVSEGAGENVFVAVAGKLYTPPYSASILPGITRDTVIKLATRLGIPVIQEALPREVLYIADEVFLAGTAAEITPVRSLDRLTIGNGKPGELTRALQDAFFGLFDGRTEDPRGWLEPVQGIEKEG, from the coding sequence ATGACCGCACAAGACGAATGGATCTGGCACGACGGCGAGATCAAGCCGTACATGGAGGCCCAGACTCACGTGATGACGCACGCGCTGCACTACGGCACTTCGGTGTTCGAGGGCATTCGCTGCTACGCAAGTCACCTGGGGCCCGTAATCTTCCGGCTTCGCGCGCACACGCGGCGCATGTACAACTCGGCCAAGATTTACCGGCTGGAGATCCCGTACACCCCGGAGGAAGTGAACGGCGCCTGCCACGCGGTCATCGCCAGCAACCGGCTTTTCGACGGCGCCTACATACGGCCGATCGCATTCCGCGGCGCCGGCGACCTGAGGATTCTGCCGTCGGCAAACGTACCGGTCCACGTGGCCGTGGCCGCGTGGAAATGGGGGTCATATCTCGGCGGCACGGACGAGGGCGTGGACATCTGCTGCACTTCCTGGCAAAGGGTGGCGCCGAATACCGTGCCGGCGCTCGCCAAGGCGGGCGGCAACTACCTGTCCAGCGTTCTGGTCACGCTCGAGGCCCAGGAAAACGGCTACGTCGAGGGCCTCGCGATGACCCACGACGGACTGGTCAGCGAAGGCGCCGGCGAAAACGTGTTCGTGGCGGTGGCGGGCAAGCTTTACACGCCGCCCTATTCCGCTTCGATTCTGCCCGGAATCACCCGCGATACGGTGATCAAGCTCGCCACGCGGCTGGGCATCCCGGTCATACAGGAGGCGCTGCCGCGCGAGGTGTTGTACATCGCCGACGAAGTCTTCCTGGCGGGCACGGCGGCGGAAATCACGCCGGTCCGCAGCCTGGACCGGCTGACGATCGGCAACGGCAAGCCCGGAGAACTGACCCGGGCGCTGCAGGACGCCTTCTTCGGGCTCTTCGACGGGCGCACCGAGGACCCGCGCGGCTGGCTGGAGCCGGTGCAAGGAATCGAAAAGGAGGGCTGA
- a CDS encoding 2-isopropylmalate synthase — protein sequence MNQQANQDRVRIFDTTLRDGEQAPGCSMTLREKLKVARALRDMRVDIIEAGFAAASPGDFESVREVANSIKGVTICSLARCHEGDIEKSARALEPAARKRIHVFVATSEIHRKFKLEMARDEIVRRAVEAVRLARQACDDVEFSPEDASRTEPEYLTEIVSAVVEAGATTVNIPDTVGYAMPEQFQALFEHLRDTVPGIENVVLSAHCHDDLGLSVANSLAAVVGGARQIECTVNGIGERAGNCSLEEVVMALKVRADYFGLDTGIETTGLYPASRLVSSVTGMHTPRNKAIVGQNAFAHEAGIHQHGMLKHSQTYEIMLPESVGMHRTNLVLGKHSGRHAFRDRTRQLGFELSEDQLNRAFIEFKKLADRKKELFDADIEALIVHKDTAAMGPWRLRELRINTGGSTLAVAAVRLEHDSGEQRDEAAVGDGPIDATFKALERATEMSVELIHFDVRSVTTGEDAQGEATVTARWGDSSYRGRAVSTDIVEAGAEALLEVLNRALRAKARLDSGKAAKRGPRRRLGP from the coding sequence ATGAACCAGCAAGCCAACCAGGATCGCGTTCGAATCTTCGACACCACGCTGCGCGACGGCGAACAGGCGCCCGGGTGCAGCATGACGCTGCGCGAGAAGCTCAAGGTTGCGCGCGCGCTCCGCGACATGCGGGTGGACATCATCGAGGCGGGCTTTGCCGCGGCCTCGCCCGGCGACTTCGAATCGGTGCGGGAAGTGGCCAATTCGATCAAGGGCGTCACCATCTGTTCGCTGGCGCGCTGCCACGAGGGCGACATCGAGAAGTCCGCCCGGGCGCTTGAGCCGGCGGCCCGCAAGCGCATCCACGTGTTCGTCGCGACCAGCGAGATTCACCGCAAGTTCAAGCTGGAGATGGCCCGCGACGAAATCGTGCGCCGGGCGGTCGAGGCGGTGCGCCTGGCGCGGCAGGCCTGCGACGACGTTGAATTCTCGCCGGAGGACGCCTCGCGCACCGAGCCCGAATACCTCACCGAAATCGTCAGCGCGGTGGTGGAAGCGGGCGCCACGACCGTCAACATTCCGGACACCGTCGGTTACGCGATGCCGGAGCAGTTCCAGGCGCTGTTCGAGCATCTTCGCGACACCGTTCCCGGCATCGAGAATGTCGTCCTGAGCGCCCATTGCCACGACGACCTGGGGCTGTCCGTGGCCAACAGCCTGGCGGCTGTCGTGGGCGGCGCCCGGCAGATCGAGTGCACCGTCAACGGGATCGGCGAGCGCGCCGGAAACTGCTCGCTGGAAGAGGTGGTGATGGCGCTCAAGGTGCGCGCCGACTACTTCGGCCTGGACACCGGCATCGAAACCACCGGGCTCTACCCGGCCAGCCGCCTGGTTTCCAGCGTCACCGGCATGCACACGCCGCGCAACAAGGCCATCGTGGGCCAGAACGCCTTCGCGCACGAGGCCGGCATTCACCAGCATGGCATGCTCAAGCACTCGCAGACATACGAAATCATGCTTCCTGAGTCCGTGGGCATGCACCGCACCAACCTGGTGCTGGGCAAGCACTCCGGACGGCACGCCTTCCGCGACCGGACCCGCCAGCTCGGCTTCGAACTGAGCGAGGACCAGCTCAACCGCGCGTTCATCGAGTTCAAGAAGCTGGCCGACCGCAAGAAGGAGCTGTTCGACGCCGACATCGAGGCGCTGATCGTGCACAAGGACACCGCCGCGATGGGCCCCTGGCGCCTGCGCGAGCTGCGCATCAACACCGGGGGCAGCACGCTCGCGGTGGCGGCGGTGCGCCTGGAGCACGACAGCGGCGAGCAGCGCGACGAGGCGGCCGTCGGCGACGGCCCGATCGACGCGACCTTCAAGGCGCTGGAGCGCGCAACGGAAATGAGCGTCGAGCTGATCCACTTCGACGTGCGAAGCGTCACCACGGGCGAGGACGCCCAGGGCGAGGCCACGGTCACGGCGCGCTGGGGCGACTCCTCGTACCGCGGCCGCGCGGTCAGCACCGACATAGTTGAGGCCGGCGCCGAGGCCCTGCTGGAGGTGCTGAACCGGGCGCTGCGGGCCAAGGCCCGCCTGGATTCCGGAAAAGCCGCGAAAAGAGGCCCGCGCAGGCGCCTTGGGCCGTAA
- a CDS encoding ATP phosphoribosyltransferase, translating to MTSKWKRSERVQIAVQKSGRLTEHSLALLKRCGLRLTQGADELLAVAENMPVDVLLVRDDEIPGLVREGACDLGIVGLNVAEEQRLGLESGQPAPGSIRSLAFGDCRLSMAYPKDGEAQKVADLEGLRIASSYPRLTGRFLTESGVTAEVVPFSGAVELAPRLGRAEAICDLVSSGKTLAANQLREGETVLESRATLLLSPAELPAARKDWVDLLRRRMDGVMQARETKYIMLHAPRAALPVIAELLPGSEAPTIMPLDGREDRVAVHAVCRESVFWETLEALKDAGASSVLVLPVEKMLE from the coding sequence ATGACATCGAAGTGGAAGCGCAGCGAACGCGTACAGATCGCAGTACAGAAATCCGGCCGCCTCACCGAGCACTCGCTGGCTCTCCTGAAGCGCTGCGGCCTGCGGCTCACCCAGGGCGCCGACGAACTGCTGGCCGTGGCCGAGAACATGCCCGTGGACGTGCTGCTGGTACGCGACGACGAAATCCCGGGCCTGGTGCGCGAAGGGGCCTGCGACCTGGGCATCGTCGGCCTGAACGTCGCCGAGGAACAGCGCCTGGGTCTGGAGAGCGGCCAACCCGCCCCCGGCAGCATCCGCAGCCTGGCGTTCGGCGATTGCCGCCTGTCGATGGCCTACCCCAAGGACGGCGAGGCGCAGAAGGTCGCCGACCTCGAGGGACTCCGCATTGCTTCCAGCTATCCGCGTCTGACCGGACGATTTCTGACCGAATCGGGCGTGACCGCCGAAGTCGTTCCGTTCTCGGGCGCGGTGGAGCTTGCGCCGCGGCTGGGCCGGGCGGAGGCCATCTGCGACCTGGTTTCCAGCGGCAAGACCCTGGCGGCCAACCAGCTCAGGGAAGGCGAAACGGTGCTGGAAAGCCGGGCCACGCTGCTCCTGAGCCCGGCCGAATTGCCGGCCGCAAGAAAAGACTGGGTGGACCTGCTCAGGCGCCGCATGGACGGCGTCATGCAGGCCCGCGAAACCAAGTACATCATGCTGCACGCGCCGCGCGCCGCCCTGCCCGTCATCGCGGAGTTGCTGCCCGGCTCCGAGGCCCCCACCATCATGCCGCTGGACGGGCGCGAGGACCGCGTGGCCGTGCATGCGGTGTGCCGGGAAAGCGTTTTCTGGGAAACGCTGGAGGCCCTCAAGGACGCGGGCGCCAGTTCCGTGCTGGTCCTGCCGGTGGAGAAAATGCTGGAATGA
- the hisD gene encoding histidinol dehydrogenase, protein MTPIPPIYRWKALDESERASVLARLAAPADPALETRVKDIMDRVRAGGDRALRELEAELDGVQLDAIEAGESEIAEAGELLSGEQREAIHAALDNIRACHATQRPADSRTEPVPGVVCEQRYRPLEAVGLYVPAGAAPLPSTAMMLAAPAQLAGCPQRILCAPPGADGSINAAILYVAHLCEVHRVFKLGGAQAIAAMAYGTESVPRVDKIFGPGSRWVAAAKQRAAMEPGGPAQDLPAGPTEAMVIADETANAQFVALDLLSQAEHGEDAHVLLLCLDERLASAVQEAIADQLRTLPRAEVLEKSLSAGALLVVDSLEDAVEVANCYAPEHLLLQVADPRALAAQVRNAGAVFLGPWSPESSGDYCNGANHVLPTYGSARWASGLGLVDFYKRISVQELSREGLESISGSIAVLARTEGLEAHARAAEVRRRAES, encoded by the coding sequence ATGACCCCCATCCCGCCTATCTACCGCTGGAAGGCGCTGGACGAAAGCGAGCGCGCGTCGGTCCTCGCGCGGCTTGCCGCTCCGGCCGACCCTGCGCTGGAGACGCGCGTGAAGGACATCATGGACCGGGTGCGGGCGGGCGGTGACAGGGCGCTCCGGGAGCTGGAAGCCGAGCTGGACGGCGTTCAACTCGACGCGATCGAAGCAGGTGAAAGCGAGATCGCGGAAGCCGGCGAGCTGCTGAGCGGGGAACAGCGCGAGGCGATTCATGCGGCGCTGGACAACATACGCGCCTGCCACGCGACCCAGAGGCCGGCGGACTCGCGCACCGAGCCGGTGCCCGGCGTGGTTTGCGAGCAGCGCTACCGCCCCCTTGAGGCGGTCGGGCTGTACGTTCCGGCCGGGGCCGCGCCCCTGCCCTCCACGGCGATGATGCTGGCGGCGCCCGCGCAACTGGCCGGCTGCCCGCAGCGCATCCTGTGCGCGCCGCCCGGCGCCGACGGCAGCATCAACGCGGCGATTCTCTACGTGGCGCATCTTTGCGAGGTCCACCGCGTATTCAAGCTGGGCGGGGCCCAGGCGATCGCCGCGATGGCCTACGGCACCGAAAGCGTTCCGAGGGTCGACAAGATATTCGGACCCGGCAGCCGCTGGGTGGCCGCCGCCAAGCAGCGGGCGGCCATGGAGCCGGGCGGGCCGGCCCAGGACCTCCCCGCGGGGCCGACCGAAGCCATGGTGATCGCCGACGAAACCGCAAACGCTCAATTCGTGGCCCTGGACCTGCTCAGCCAGGCCGAACACGGCGAGGACGCACATGTGCTGCTGCTTTGCCTGGACGAACGGCTGGCGAGCGCCGTCCAGGAAGCGATCGCGGACCAGTTGCGCACGCTGCCCCGTGCGGAGGTGCTGGAGAAATCGCTGTCGGCCGGCGCCCTGCTGGTCGTGGACTCGCTGGAGGACGCCGTCGAGGTGGCCAATTGCTACGCTCCCGAGCACCTGCTGCTGCAGGTCGCGGACCCGCGCGCGCTGGCGGCGCAAGTCCGCAACGCGGGCGCCGTGTTTCTCGGGCCGTGGTCGCCGGAATCCAGCGGCGACTACTGCAACGGCGCCAATCACGTGTTGCCCACCTACGGCAGCGCGCGCTGGGCCAGCGGGCTTGGGCTGGTCGATTTCTACAAGCGGATCAGCGTTCAGGAACTTTCGCGGGAAGGCCTGGAGAGTATTTCGGGCTCCATTGCCGTGCTGGCCCGCACCGAGGGGCTGGAAGCCCACGCGCGCGCCGCGGAAGTGCGCCGGAGGGCTGAGTCATGA
- the hisC gene encoding histidinol-phosphate transaminase, with amino-acid sequence MSWITSLAREAVQKGRAYKAPTTPTLARMHANELPWAPDYDPAPGKLNFYPLLFPAELTERMAEHYGVRPEEISVTRGSSEGIDCLYRAFCESGRDSAIFCPPSFEMFRWYGRLQGARVLEVPLRAEDGFSLDVPAIKAAWSDDVKLLILCSPNNPTGNLMDPDDLLELVEYARDRTIVVLDAAYAEFAGLNPGAEWIAAHPHVVVLRTVSKALGLAGVRCGALLACEEIIGLMRRVQSPYSFSALCEHTVLEAMKPESLARMQGRIALVIEERERVSALLTELPQVKTVYPSRTNFVLLKVADADGFNAAARDGGYLLRRIPDEPGLESCVRITLGTPEQNDGLLATLRAAA; translated from the coding sequence ATGAGCTGGATCACGTCATTGGCGCGGGAAGCCGTTCAGAAGGGCCGGGCCTACAAGGCGCCGACAACGCCGACCCTGGCCCGCATGCACGCCAATGAACTGCCCTGGGCGCCCGATTACGACCCGGCGCCCGGCAAGCTCAACTTCTACCCGCTGCTCTTCCCCGCGGAGCTGACCGAACGCATGGCCGAACACTACGGCGTGCGGCCTGAGGAGATTTCCGTCACGCGCGGCAGCAGCGAAGGCATCGACTGCCTGTACCGGGCCTTTTGCGAATCGGGCCGGGACAGCGCGATCTTCTGTCCCCCGTCGTTCGAGATGTTCCGCTGGTACGGCCGCCTGCAGGGCGCGCGGGTCCTTGAAGTTCCGCTGCGGGCCGAAGACGGCTTCTCGCTCGACGTGCCGGCCATCAAGGCCGCCTGGTCCGACGATGTGAAGCTGCTGATCCTCTGTTCGCCGAACAACCCCACGGGCAACCTGATGGACCCCGACGATCTCCTGGAACTGGTGGAATACGCGCGCGACAGGACCATTGTGGTGCTGGATGCCGCCTACGCCGAGTTCGCGGGCCTGAACCCGGGCGCCGAATGGATCGCGGCGCACCCGCACGTCGTGGTCCTGCGCACGGTATCGAAGGCCCTGGGGCTGGCGGGCGTGCGCTGCGGCGCGCTGCTTGCCTGCGAGGAAATTATCGGGCTGATGCGCCGCGTACAATCTCCGTACAGCTTTTCCGCGCTGTGCGAACACACCGTGCTCGAGGCCATGAAACCGGAAAGTCTGGCCAGGATGCAGGGCCGCATAGCACTTGTCATCGAGGAGCGCGAGCGCGTCAGCGCACTTCTGACGGAACTTCCCCAGGTAAAGACCGTGTATCCCAGCCGCACCAACTTCGTGTTGCTGAAAGTCGCCGACGCCGACGGCTTCAACGCCGCGGCCCGCGACGGCGGCTACCTGCTGCGCAGAATCCCCGACGAGCCGGGCCTGGAATCCTGCGTGCGCATCACGCTGGGCACGCCTGAGCAGAACGACGGCCTGTTGGCGACACTGAGGGCAGCGGCATGA